The Drosophila biarmipes strain raj3 chromosome X, RU_DBia_V1.1, whole genome shotgun sequence genome includes the window TGGCCGGCTCCGTGCTGCGGGAAGGGCTGGGGATTGCCGGATGGCGGGGGAGGACCATACTGGATGTTCACATTGGACTGGGAGTGGGAGTGAGAGTGGCTGTTGCTGGTCAGGGCGGCAAACTGAGGAGGTGGTGGTCCATAGTTGCCACTGGGCGGTGGTGGAGGATGTCCGTAGTTGCCACTGGGCGGTGGTGGAGGGGGTCCGTAGTTTCCACTTGGGGGAGGTGGAGGAGGTCCGTAGTTTCCACTAGAAGATCCGGAGTGACCAATGGTCTGGTACTTCTGGGCATGCACCGAGCCGGGGGCAAAGGAGTCCGAGGGTGGCTTGGAGTACGAGTCATCCAGGGAGCCGATGGCGGCCTTGAAAAAGTAAGGATTAGTTAGGGTTAACCGGAAGTTAGATAGCCAACCAACCTGGAGAGCTTCCGCTTCGATGGAGTTGCCTTCGGGTCCGGTGATCAGGTGGGCTCCGTCGCCGCCTCCTTGGAGGGCCACGGCCACCAGCTGCTCATCTGAGAGTCCGTCGATGATGCTGCCGCCTCCGCTTCCAGAGGCTCCCACACCCACTCCGGCGCCACCGCTGTACTGGGTTCCGAAGGAGCCCCCATGTCCCTGGTTCACCTGGCTGTAGCCACCCTGGGTCTCGATGTGGTTCTGCTCCACGTAGGCTCCAATGGGCGCGGGGATTGGCTTCCAGCCATCGCAGGCCGTGTGGAAGGGCGCCTGGGAGCCACTCACACTGTGCGTGTGCCCGGACGAGTCGATCTGGATCTGCACCTGCTTCACAGGGCCAGGACCACTGGGTCCACTAGGTCCACTGGGTCCCGAGTGTCCTCCTCCGTTGGTCAGGATGATCGTGGTGGCGGGTCCATTGCCGGGCAGGGCCACGGGTAGAGGTGGAGGTCCATAGTTCGGAGGAGGGGCATCGAAGATCTGCTTGGGCGGCAGGTTCAGGGGGCCGGAGGCAGGGGGTCCGTAGGAGGTGGCCGGCTGATGGGCGGGCTTGAAGAGGGGCGCGGCATGGGGCGAGGGCAGGAGCTGCGGTGGTGGAGGTGGTCCGTACTGTGGCTTGGGTGGTCCGTACTGAGGTGCCGGGCGGTGCTGGATCTTCAGTGGTGGAGGTGGACCATACTGCGGTGGTGGTGGGCCGTACTGGGGAGCGGGCTTCGGGGGTGGGCCGTACTGTGGCGCCGGCTGGGGAGGAGGACCATACTGGGGGGCCGGTTTCGGGGGTGGGGGTCCGTACTGCTGCGCCGGCTTGTGCTGGATGTGCGGGGGTCCGTAGAAGGGCTTGGGCACTCCAAAGTGGGTCTTGATCTGCTCGTGCAGGGAGCTacctccgccgccgctgccgccgcctcctcctcccagGAAGTTGAGCTTGGGTGGACCGTACTTCAGGGCCGGGGGTCCGTACTCCCGGAAGGGAATCTGCTGCGGCACGCCGTACTCCCGGTGGGGCACGTGCTGCTGCGGGGGCGGACCATACTGGGGGGCAGGGCGTGGCGGCGGACCGTAGGTGTCGAATCCCGCCTCGCGGCGCTTGACATCCTTGCCGTGCAGCACCGCCTGGGCGGCGCAGAGGCAGCAGGCGACCAGCAGGGTCAATCGGAGCATCTGGAATGGGTGGAGGCGGAGGATGTGGGTCAGTCATTTGTCAAGATGGCATCGCGGATGGAAAATGGGAGCACGGCTGGCCCCGAGCGATTGGACCGGAAGTTAATCTCCTCCAGGCAGCTCAAGCATCAACATAACTCAGAAAATCAAGTCCATAACTCTGGCTTGGGATATTGTTAACCGCTCAagagcaaaaaaaataaagtggtTTTAGTGGGAGAAATAATGCTCTATTGCTTTAATATCATATTtagattataattattagGTATGTTAAACTGCgcctttaaaatataatttaaagtcAAATTTATGAAGAATACAAATAAGTACccacaaaattttaatatattaaactGTATTGATGGGAGTGGCAGACTTAAAGTGTCTTTAACCTTTTTAgtttatcataaaataatatcataagaactgtataaaatatattatttatattcattttaaataatatatattaaaaataagttttgtaCGCTTTGTCTATactcataaattaaaaaaaaaaaattctaaaatccTCTACAACATCTTAAACCTTTTATAAGGAagacattttgaaaattttcccTAAGAGTGCATAAACCTCAGCTGATTGAAGTTATGCTGGccatttttttgaaatataacaAATGATTGCGGCAGAAAGAGTTGTAATATGAGGGTTAGTCGGCTAACCGACATCGTAATGTTTATTGAGTGGCATGCGCCCAAAGTGTCTCTAGTTGCCATCCATCTCCGGCCTTAACCCCCTGGTCCCCCCAGCCCAGTCACCCCCTTAACCCCTTTTGGCCGCGTCTCATTTGTCAGCTGTCTCGGCGACCTTTTTGGCCGATGGCAACTTGTCAAGGCCTGTCAGGGGTCACAGGTCAGGGGTTCACTCGCCATTCGCCAGGTGTCGTTTTCCGTGTGTGCGTGGGTCACCCAGGCCCGGGCCCCTGCCCAAATATGTAACCATAATCTGCGCTAATTTGCAAACCTACGACCTGCCTCCATTTGCCCGACTGTCAACACTGTGCAGCAGGGTTCAGTTAGGAATTagaaaaagtattttgaaaaacatttacaCTTAAATTGAACTGATGAACTGCTTATAATAAATGAGTTTGGCTGCTCAAttatagtttaaaaatataatacactTTAATTGGTAGTCAACATCTGTATCTTCCGCAAGTTTCAtaacataatataataatgCTTATACCTAGAAATGACTTTAAATGccatttcaaaatctaaaacaTAATTGTCTAATTTTTATTACCCAAATTATAGCGGATCACTTTTGTGGTGACCTAAAAATTGAGTCAACTCCATTGCCAAATCTTAAAGTGCCTGCTTTCGGCCAGCGATCCAAGCGCTAATTGATCCATCTGGGCCAAGTTTGCTGCGTGGTGTAATTGGCACTGCGGCTGCCCAGAAAACGCTGGCGTATTACGCtctaattaaaacataacCCGGCCGGACTCGCCATCATCGTGATTACCACTGTCATTATCATGGACATCGCCGCTCATCATGATCATCAATAATTCAGCAGGCGAGCAGCGAAAAAAAGCCCTGGGCCAAGATGCACGGCGAGAAAGGGGGGGGGGGGCACTTAATTGGTTTTATGTTTTACAACAAATGCTGCGGCCACAATGGCAGTAGTAAGCCACTCGAAACGGCGCTTCTTTCGAAATTCCACGCACAGCCTGCGATTTAGCCGGCAATGCCAATAAAAATAGCAAAGGCACGCGGATCGACCGCAAGAGGTGACGAAGCCGGAATGCCCTTACATAAGAAAGTGATGGGAGTTACGCAAGAGGTGAAGGTATCAAAGATGAGTAAATGCCTTGCCCAGTGAGTCAGGGTTTTAAGAAAGCGGATCCATTATTCAGGGATTTTTTGGTGGGTTTATAAAGGAAGTTAAACAACTGGGAAGAGGATCTGTGATGGCTAGAAGGCAAAGTCATGTGATCTTCTgttcctcttttttttctaaaaaatttcTAATGATCCTAAGTCCCAACTGATGGCCAAAAATGCCCCAAGCCACCTTACATAACTTCGTGAGATAACAGTTCCGTAGTTAGTAGAACCCGGCCCTCATCTGTCAGCCAAGCGTAATAACCAAGTTATTATACCATTTACCGCGATCGCCGCGTCTCTGGCCAGGTTGCATAATGCGGGCAATCAGCAATctttggaaatggaaaagtgCACCTCAATGGTCAGCGATGCGCATTGAATACGAGTGCCACAATGGGCCACAAAatatgttgttgctgctgctcttctcgcgctttttggttttttttggcCAGCGGCGGTGTTAAAATGTCATAAGCGGTCGAGGCGGCGAAGAAGATACAGAGAAAAAAGCCGAAAAGGTAACTTTCACTTGGCTCCGGGTGTATCTCCATGCGGCCAGGTATCTGCGTATCTATGAGGTTCGTTTCGTGGGGATGAGTAGGTGTCACAAATGTTGGCAGTGAAATTATGCGCCGCATAAtgaaaatacattataaaagAAATGGCAAACAATTAAAGGGGCTGCTGGCGTGGGCTTGGGCGGGGGTGACGTCTTCTTTTCTCGCTTTTTCGAGAGACGAGGGGCTTTCTGTGCCCATTGTCTGTGAACCGTGTGAAGTGACCCGCATGTGGCCAGCACTTGCAGAGCCATGCCATTGTGGCTCTGTTTCTGAGATGAGTGTATTATGCCGGGCTTGCGAGTCACTAAGCCAGTTGGTCGCTTTCGTACAGCAACATATCAACCTGCATATGACTTGATTAATACATGATATATGgtaaaacgaaataaaatctTCGAATTCCCTTAAAACCAAGATCTTTGCGCTATGTGTCACCATGACATGACTTGTCACTGTTCACTTTTTCAAAAGTATTTACATATATTCAACAGTAGTGAAACCTTTTAAGTCCCCTTAAGCCAAATTTCCCCAACTAAAAGTAGGTTATTCGCAATTGGCAACCCATTTCTTAGATCCCAGCTACACTTATCACCTGCCACTGGTCACTGGTTACGCGGGCGGTCACCGCTCAGTCACCGCTTTCTTTGGCCGGCGTTCGATTTCTGTTCATTAGCATAGGCCACAAATATTAGTTATTGATGCTAAACAATTGACAACAACGGCAGACAGCAAACAAATGAAACCAGGCAACGGCAACGggcgaaaaaaaaactaaataaaaataaaacagaaagacaaataaacaaacagacgGGCCGGCAAAACTTTCACTCTCGCTGAGAAGACGTAAATTTAGTTCGAAGATGAAAACGGCACAGAAACCGGGCAAAGTTCAGGAAGCGATTCCGGGATCGGGGAAGGGGGCCGCTCCCCAAAGGGTTGCCGGGGGGACCTGGGCCCCAAGTTTTTGGCCACAGCTGCCTGTTCTGGCCCAAAAGTCGGGAATCGTAATCTGcgttaattaaatttgccCCACCGCCGCCCCGCAGAAGCGGGCAAATTTGAATGcgaaattatttatgaatcaatTTCGATAATGAATAAATTATGTCCGGAGACAGGAGCTCCTAACCCGTGGCCCCCGGCCCCCGGCCCCCGGAATCCGGATTCCGGCAGCAAATGAATAATCTGGGCCAGGATTTGCCAAGAAATCCGGGTCCTGCATCAATTCTCGTTTACAGTGCGGGCAACCCTCATCAATTAGCAGAGGTCGTGTGGCAAGGTCAAAGGGCAAGGCGCAGGCGTGCCCACCCGAAAGTAATGGGATTGCACGGGAAAAACACTATGTTAATCCGGAACCTAATAagtaaactattttaaagtcGCCTTTCAAatagttaatttttttcaattgttAGAAAAGACTGTAAAAATGGTAAACTAACTTTTGGCACTGATAATTCTCTGCCTGTTTTCTCCGTATATTCCATATTCAAAActctattttttataaataatgaaatattgtagtttttactataaaaaaaaggccATAAAATTGAGCCCTTTTAAAACCTGATGTTTTTTCTAAATGTTTCCTCGCCATCTGcccgtttttttttacaaattctCTCTGTGCATTGGAATTTTTTCCAAAGTTTTTGAGAAATCTATCTTTCCCAAAAAGGGGCGTATAGCTTTTTCTCTCGCTGGCATTTCCCCCGAGTCTGTGGGACTTTTCTCCTAATTGGGCCTGTGTTTGAGTTTCTTCCGTAATCCTTTGCACTCGAGTCCAATTAGGCAAACGCTTCTTTACCATGCCAGCTGCTGGTGTGGGTTATCCTCGGCACAGGGCACTCGAAAAAAATTCAGGTGGCTCGAAGCGATTGTGTATGGACGGCACACTGCACACAAAAGGATGCGGGAcgaggaaaaaaattgaaaaaaaaatatgtgagACGAGGCACTCGCGGAACGGATCGCGGGATCGGTTCGGAACGGTTCGAATCGGTACGGATCGCTGGGGACCTGAGATCTGGGACCTCGAGGGGCGGTCTTCGGTTTCTGGAGATCTGGGATCTCTCTGCAACGGATCGGCGACGGCGACCGCTGCTTGTCAGTCGCGAGTTGAAAATGCTGCCGCTCAGATGATAACGCCAGCTCATATAGGTAATAGCCGGCCCGGCGTCGGCGTCGCTGCCTCAGCCTCGGCCACCGCCGGCGCGCAGCCGCAGAAGAAACCGAAAACGAATCCGACtccgaatccgaatcggactcggaatcggaatccgaATCGAAACCGAAAGTGAAGAAATTTGGTAAGCCCAAGCCAGGTGCCGAGCTGAAGGGacgccccagccccagccccagccccagccccagcctcAGCCGAGAGATTTCCCTCTCCGGCGACCAGTTTTGCAACATTTTCACATCGATACCTTGGCACCGGAGAGGCTCTGGGCCCCAGCAACCTTGCCACATGGGGCACTGGTGCTCATCATCATAACCATCGTCGTCTCTCAGTGCCAAGTGTCATTTTCGGCGCATTCGAAGTCGATGTTGAAGATCCTTGTCAAAGTTCAGAGCCTTGAGCGGCGCTCGAAAAGCGCTTCTCGAGTGGCTCGGTCTCAGGCCCTCGACCATGTAAACAAGGCGGACTTAATGGGTTTCCGAGCGAATGCTTCCTCATGATCGCCAAGTGCCAGCCAGGAAATGGGGGGAGAGTCACCATGGGCTGGAATTTCCCGTTCAAAAAATATCTCAATAAAGTTTATGACttaaaaactttgaaaatggaatattttttttatagacccttataacattttacaaatgtccatatcatatagcatttttatttatttccaacacttcaatatttatatgtttcCTTAAGAAATGTTGTTTATTGATCTCTATCAGCTACTTTCAAAAATACCCAACAAGGTTTTACACACATCATCCAAACAAGATACATTTGACATATTTTCCACAACTCTcccattttatttacttaattttaaagcCAATGCCAAATTTATTTGGTGCCCAGCTCAACATCAAAGTAGCTGCCATTTCTATTCCGATTAATATGCATGTGGTATTTAcatcatttccatttccactccGTATTACTTAATAGTCGTCTCGTCGTCATCGCCGAAAGTCGAGCAGCCTCTCTAGGCTGCCCGGCTCTGGGATATTCATGAGCTGCCTCAATGGGCCACCGGCAGTAGAACAATGTCAACACACTTGCCACAATGTCCGATAGTGGAACTCTTTCCTTTCCTCGGCTTTTTTCCCCACGCCCCGTCTGTGCCACAGAGTTGAGTCATAAAAGTGCTTCGCCCCTCGACTTGTTCAAGAAGTTGCAGCCGCCTGAGAGATCAAGTTTTCATCTCGGCGCCCGGAGGGGGCTTTCGGGGTCTCTGGGGGACTTGGAGTCGTAGACGGAGATGCGCGGCCTTCGCGTGACTCGATTTCgctttcatttgcatttcttGGGCCCCTCTTTTCTCTGGAGTTGTATTTCGCCTCGGCGGCAGCCAGGCCATCGTCATCATCGCCGTCAGCGTCCTCATCTACGTCCCggcaccatcatcatcatcatcatcatcatcatcatcatcgttgtcgtcgtcgtcgtcatcgccTTGATCGTCATGGTTACCTCAAGACTCTCcagccaaaacaaaacccaGCAAACGGGAAAGCAACGCGCTGGCTTTCTCGGATCGGGGAATGAAAACGGGAGTCCACTCCTTCTCCCTTAGTGACGGTCTGCAGTTGGAAACCAGAAAGGAAGAGTGCTTTTTCGGGACTAAAAGCAGAGATACCCTGGCAAAGGAaggacaaaataataaattaaataaagtttgttACAAAACGTTAACCAAAGGTTAAGAATTGGTGACCCAAAACCATTGTATTTGAgttctttctttcttcttttataaaaacatcTAACTGGTATTGCTGAAATATGGATTTTCTGAAGGTTTTCATATAGAACTACACTTTGGTGACcccgattttttaaatttgtttagtaTTATAAAGCTTAACACTAAAGAATCGTAGTAGTTTAAGGAAAACccaatgaaataattaaaaaacatatatctTGTATGGCAGAAAACAAAGATTTCCAAAAGGTTTGGTGAAATGCACATTGGTGACCccgatttttaatttttttatgatttttaagcTCTTAAACGAAAAAAGCTTTAGATAGTGGATACCCCGTTCTAGGGTACGAAAGAAATTCGAAAATTCGCGCAACCCAGTCGCCAGACGCCAGCCATTTGGCCACTGGTGACCCTCTTCCCTCCTGGCCAGGTTACTTcacagttgctgctgctgccaagTTTGGACTTCCTGCTGTTGCATCTTGCGGATGCCGCCTGGCCAGCATGTGaccagttgcagcagcagcagcagcggcaacaaccgCTGGCAACTAGCAACATGCAGCGGCAACCAGCAACATACAACTAAGTGGCAATATTTTTCGGCCGCATCTGTTGGCCGCCGTTGCTTTTGTCATTACACATTTAAAATATCCCCCTGCACACATACCTACATTTATTTAGCCATCTATTGGTGCCCGCGAGTGTGTGGGTACATGTATAtggagtttttgtttttggccgcTCGCAATTATTTGCGCTTTTACTTCCTCGAGTCTTGCGCTGATGGCTACTTTCGTTTCGAGCTCTAAATGGGTTCATCGGAAAGAGCCCTCCAGCCCGATGGTGATAAGGGTCCCACAGTGAAGACCAACTGGCGGTGCATTGAAGGCCCCAAAAACCGCATATCTGAGTTCCCCTTTTGACTTGCCAATAATGTGTAAACCATGTTAATTAAGGTATTTACCATCCCAAAGCCCATTAATTGGGACTGCAGGCCTtaactttaataaattaaatgtgacTTTCTTTGGAGTTAATCAATCAATCTAATGATTCAACATACTATTTGGTATGATTTAATATAgtatttggtttatttttattattattattattattttttattatttattatttatttgttatacaTATTATCCTGTTTAAGATTAGATTTTGATCATATCGATGTACTTTTCCAGGAGTACAACTTTCGGAATAGTTGGTATCGTACTTCCTGGCCATAAAAAGCAgggtaataaataaaaagtgccCAAACCCTTTATCGCATTCAATCGTTCCATGGCCTGGCCATAAATCATTGTAAAACTATTTCGCGGAGAAGGGGCATTTCAGCTGATTGCATTGTTAAAACAATCGTCAAGCTGTCAGGTGGCGCATTAAGCGAACTTATTGGCCGTCAATTTCCTTGACAATTTAATCCGTCTTCAAAACGGATATTTTTCAAAGGTCGTGTTAAACGAAAACGAATTTACAACGCTAATTGAACTAATTAGCAAATGTGAGTGCCAGTGCACTTGACTGTGTGGCATGGCGGGGCACTATTGAGGCCGATACAAGCGCTCCATATCCACGAACACATCCATGGCGAAGACCCAGATCCGAGGCGCAGAGCCAGAGACACGCacaaaaggcaaaaacaattgggaaaatatttaaagaagtgAAATTGCATTCCGATGTCATGAGGTGTTGCCGCCGAGCTGATGCTGCTGTCGTTTTTATTTCGCTTTTTGGAGCTGCTGCGCCTAGGCCTCGCCCACATGTGGCCTCCGTTTCGGTCTCGGCCTCGGCCTCAGCCTCAGTTTCTCGGGCGGAGAGAGCCCTTAGCCTGGCCCCGAGTGTAGCCGCGCAATTATGCGGGTCCAGTCCCTGTCTTCCCCCGCCGTCTTCCCCCGCAGTCTTCCCCCTGGGCCGCCCCTTTCCCTTTCTCCGCACTCATTCGCCGCCGAGGCCCGCGGCTTTATGTCATGACGCAGGTATTACGCAATCCGCTTTCTTCTCGCAGTCTTTCATTCTCCCACAGACGCACAGTGGTTCGCGATCGGCTGAAAAAGGTGCTCACCTGATCTTGCAGGTGCTTTCAGAAGTGCTAGCACCTTTCTAGCATTAATGGGAAATATAAGAGATCTGCATTCTAAACTACAAGTACTTGAGCGCAGAAACCCTCCAAAATTTCAAAGTTCAAATCCCAGTATAGGTTCAATGCCCAATGAAGCAATACAGTTGAACTCATTTCTACTATACAATTGTTGGGATCTATAATAGAAGGGCTTAGAAAATTACTAATGTGATATGGTGTATGTGGTACTGTTTATATCTTAAAATAGCTATACATCCTCTGCAATTTCtggagaattttttcttttaataggttttttttttgttaagtaaaaattttataggaGAATAATTAtcttaattattaattatcttaattaattctaaaattttgaataattcaGTTAGTGCATATATCTTAAATATTGAATTACATCTATACTTACTTGTGGGATCCCAAAACCCCCTCTGGAGATTTTGCCCCCTTTCCGCTGCCCTTGCCCCACTGTGCGCCGTTGCTATGACACTTGACGTTACCGTGTATTGAAGACCTGAGCTCCGGCTTCCCAGCTTCCCAGCGGCCCAGCATCCCGGCATATCCGCTTCTCGAGGGCGAGACCCAGTGGGCTGGCGATGGAGACAGATGGAGGCCAAGCCAAGGCGATTTGCAATTTGTCATGCCGCGTGCCGTGCTCCAAAAACCATTGATTGCCGGGCAcaattgccattgccatttccatttccattggCAGTGCCTCACTTTCACAACCAGCACCAGAGCTCCGGCCGTCAGCTACTCAGCTACTCTGGTAATCGGGCACTTCCTCTTCTGGGGCCCCTCGCCCATCGCCAGCCCAGTGTATTT containing:
- the LOC108025940 gene encoding trithorax group protein osa, encoding MMLRLTLLVACCLCAAQAVLHGKDVKRREAGFDTYGPPPRPAPQYGPPPQQHVPHREYGVPQQIPFREYGPPALKYGPPKLNFLGGGGGGSGGGGSSLHEQIKTHFGVPKPFYGPPHIQHKPAQQYGPPPPKPAPQYGPPPQPAPQYGPPPKPAPQYGPPPPQYGPPPPLKIQHRPAPQYGPPKPQYGPPPPPQLLPSPHAAPLFKPAHQPATSYGPPASGPLNLPPKQIFDAPPPNYGPPPLPVALPGNGPATTIILTNGGGHSGPSGPSGPSGPGPVKQVQIQIDSSGHTHSVSGSQAPFHTACDGWKPIPAPIGAYVEQNHIETQGGYSQVNQGHGGSFGTQYSGGAGVGVGASGSGGGSIIDGLSDEQLVAVALQGGGDGAHLITGPEGNSIEAEALQAAIGSLDDSYSKPPSDSFAPGSVHAQKYQTIGHSGSSSGNYGPPPPPPSGNYGPPPPPPSGNYGHPPPPPSGNYGPPPPQFAALTSNSHSHSHSQSNVNIQYGPPPPSGNPQPFPQHGAGQPNKPVAYRPPVPAGLLESIGATVQHLDQFGVKPPQQPATYIPPAANEIPVAGSAPPPLPAPQALYQPPPPPPPQQPAPQVILQQQLPAPQPGPSFIHQNKFGPPGPPPPPEPQYLPPPPPVANVRPLGPPPPPSQQYLPSAPPPPLFYQQQQQQQHHHHSENSYSASQFHSQGLPLPQQAPRFNLQQDQQFQQGQQVQQVQQFQQQQQQPIIIHDCGHGPNLVSSNGYTVQQQQVQQHQQQVQHFGSVSAASAGAYNAISQSIPVAEQHTQQLVSGPGDSYGPPPSGNDLDFDHTGYASQKNAVAALPDGTDPQQLPGLDGLDVLSATKSQSIQLNGQQPTQNFQVQFGGSLNNAPGVSSGDANHEEILSQGLLQSILTAIEQPGGGQQNLPQNHKAQSRSDEHGQEQDQAHDEDHEDEHEQASSTSNRVEVRVRPEQADNEEETPAEVKEIEPIVVNDEEAKH